In the Lascolabacillus massiliensis genome, one interval contains:
- a CDS encoding Gfo/Idh/MocA family protein, which translates to MSVNRRDFIKKMGAGAAGLAVGAPAITASEKAAVTRTSAKSYSRIIGANDRIRVAVVGLGRRLGGFIEPIAMKSANVELVYLCDVYDKQMDNAAKIFSKHINYTPKLEKDIRKVVDDNKVDAIFNATPDHWHTPGSIMAMKNGKHVYVEKPCSHNMFENELLVAASKKFNKVVQMGNQQRSSDHTIEIINEIHNGIIGTPYKAVAFYSNTRGEVPLQKRVPVPAGLDWELFQGPAPRREYTSETWDYNWHWYGWDYGTAETGNNATHELDVARWALQVNFPTRVDVEAAKRHFINDGWEMYDTMDATFRFKDDKIIKWDGKSRNGYLTYNSDRGTIIYGSEGSVFVNRDKYFLYDRGGKVVKDNKSSGSEAGNVLGGGGDMTTGHVINFFEAIRGKEKLTAPIDDASISMAMVHYSNIAYRIGKGFDIDETNGRMFDRDAMNLWSREYEPGWEPEL; encoded by the coding sequence ATGAGCGTAAACAGGAGAGATTTCATTAAAAAGATGGGAGCCGGAGCCGCAGGCTTAGCCGTGGGAGCACCCGCCATCACTGCATCAGAAAAAGCTGCAGTAACAAGAACATCAGCAAAGAGCTACAGTAGAATAATTGGAGCGAACGACAGAATCAGGGTTGCTGTTGTTGGGCTCGGAAGAAGATTAGGTGGATTTATTGAGCCAATCGCAATGAAGAGCGCAAATGTTGAACTTGTTTATCTGTGCGATGTATATGATAAACAGATGGACAATGCGGCAAAAATATTTTCAAAGCATATAAACTATACACCAAAGCTTGAAAAAGATATCCGTAAGGTTGTTGATGATAATAAGGTAGATGCAATCTTCAATGCTACACCCGACCACTGGCATACACCAGGTTCAATTATGGCAATGAAGAACGGCAAACATGTATATGTAGAAAAACCATGTAGTCACAACATGTTCGAAAATGAGCTGCTGGTAGCCGCTTCAAAGAAGTTCAACAAGGTAGTGCAGATGGGAAATCAGCAACGCTCTTCAGACCACACAATTGAGATTATCAATGAGATACATAACGGAATCATTGGTACACCATATAAAGCGGTGGCATTTTACAGCAATACAAGAGGAGAAGTACCACTGCAGAAGAGAGTGCCTGTGCCTGCAGGACTCGACTGGGAGCTATTTCAGGGTCCGGCACCACGTCGTGAATATACTTCGGAGACATGGGATTATAACTGGCACTGGTATGGCTGGGATTATGGAACAGCTGAAACAGGCAATAACGCCACTCACGAACTGGATGTTGCAAGATGGGCATTGCAAGTTAACTTCCCCACACGTGTTGACGTAGAGGCTGCAAAGCGTCACTTCATTAATGATGGATGGGAGATGTATGACACTATGGACGCAACCTTCCGTTTCAAAGATGATAAAATCATCAAATGGGATGGCAAGAGTCGCAACGGCTACCTGACCTACAATAGTGACAGGGGAACAATAATTTATGGCAGCGAAGGTTCTGTTTTTGTAAATCGTGATAAATATTTCCTGTACGACAGAGGCGGAAAAGTTGTAAAAGATAATAAATCATCAGGAAGCGAGGCAGGCAATGTTTTAGGCGGAGGAGGCGATATGACTACAGGTCATGTTATCAACTTCTTCGAAGCAATAAGAGGCAAGGAGAAACTCACTGCACCAATTGATGATGCAAGCATAAGCATGGCCATGGTACACTATTCAAACATAGCCTACAGAATAGGCAAAGGGTTTGATATCGATGAAACCAACGGCAGAATGTTTGATCGCGATGCAATGAATTTATGGAGTCGCGAATATGAGCCAGGTTGGGAACCGGAATTATAG